The DNA segment CTGGCGCTTGACGAACCTGACGCCGGGCTTGATTCTTATTCGCGGCGGCGGCTGATCAATACCCTTAACAATATAACCGCAACTAAAATTATCGCCACCCATGATTTGAACTTAGTAATGGACACATGCGGCAAAATTATCCTATTAAGCGACGGGGCAATATTGGCGCAGGGCGCGCCGCAGGATATCTTCCGCGACGCCGGGCTGCTGGCGGCGGCGCGCATAGAGCCGCCCGCCGGCCTGTAACGGGTCGGCTTGGGCTGTCCGCAAACAATGGATGGTGTCCGCGCGGCCAGTTGCGGCGATGCTTTCGGGCAAAGCGGGGCGTTAAATTGGCCGCAGAAAGATAGTATGCTTTTAACCCGCGAACAGTATGAGATGGCAATTTGCGCCAATGTTCCGCCATATTGAAAATTGCTGTAAAAAGATAAAAAACTATGTTATTATATATAATAACAGTAATTCTTTGCCCATCATAAGTGTGCGCAATTCCAGTAAGGTCCAAATAACGATAGCAAGCCAAAATGAAACGCGTCTTGGGGATGATCGTTATAGATACGCCAGAAAAATTGCTAAAAGAACCATGCGCGGAACAAGATGCCAATGAGCGCCCCGCCACCGATACGGCCGGGAACTCACAGGCAAATATCGAAAAAAAGCCCGCTATCATAATTTCTACGCCGGCGGAACAGGCAAGCGCAAACGCGGACAAGGTAGCGGAAAAACCTGCCCATGTGCTTTTGACGCCTAAAGACTGGTTTAAGCCCGGGCAAAAAATCAAGGCCCGGGTGGAGTCCGGCAATAAAGACCGAATATACGAAACGCAGGTGCGCGGCGCCCTGCCCGACCGGCTGTGCGTAGATATTCCCGTTTACAACAACGCCTTTGTCGTGCCGGGGATGGGCAGCAGCATAAACGCCAGTTTTATTTTTAATAGCAATGTTTATTTTTTTGAAACGGTCGTTTTGGGAATCACCAAGCTGGAAGGCTATCCTGTGTGGGTATTGGATATGCCGTCCGATTTCAAGCGCGTACAGCGCCGCAATTCGCTGCGCATGGACGTGCTTTTGCCGATAGGCGTCAGGGTGGAAACCAAAAACGGCATTTTCCTGCCGACGGTCAGGACAAACTGCCTCGACATAAGTTGCGGCGGGGTTAGGTATGTGCTGGATTTTCCGCTTGAGCCGGGCAAATTGGTCAAAATTGAAGCCAACGATTTCCCCGGCATCGGCAAATTTCAGGCGTTTTGCAAAGCTGTGCGCTCAGTCAAGTCGGAATACTCCGAAGATAATTATTGGATAGGCTCGCAGTTCGTCGATCTGCCGCACAATACCGAGAACAAAATCGCCCGTTACATTCATCAGATACAAAGAAGGATTGTTATAAACAGCAGTTCCGAATGAAAAGAGGCGGGCGAATGCGCGCTGAGCAAAGAAGCGGCCTTTTGAGCGCCATTCTTGCTTTTACCATCTGGGGGCTGTTCCCCGTTTATTGGAAACTTTTGGGCGCCGTGCCCGCCGACGAAATTTTAGCGCACCGGATTTTGTGGTCGTTTGTGTTCATGCGGCTGCTTGTCGCGGCGTTGGGGATGTCCGCCGGCTTTCGCGCGGATTTGCGGGAACTTCGCGGGCAAAGGGAGAAATTTCTTTTAGTGGCCGCCGCCGCCGTCCTTATCAGCGCCAATTGGTTTATTTTCATCTGGGCGGTCAATAAAGGCCGAGTGCTAGAAACCAGCCTCGGTTATTACATAAACCCGTTGGTCAACGTGCTTTTGGGCGTAATTTTTTTGCGCGAGCGGATGAATTTGTGGCAAAAGTTCGCCATTTTCCTGGCGGCGCTGGGCGTCGGCAACTTGGCGGCGCGCTTCGGCGCCGCTTTATGGATATCGCTCGGACTGGCTTTCAGCATGGGGCTTTACGGGCTGTGCAAGAAAAAGGCCGGAATGAACGCTTTCATCAGCATTACAATCGAAACGCTTTTGCTCGCGCCCTTGGCGGCGCTTTATCTGGGCAGCCTTTATTGCCGGGGAGAGGGGTTTTGGCCGGATCTGTCCCTGACGAGCCTGCTTTTGCTGTCCGGGGGCGCGGTAACGGCAGCGCCGCTTATTCTTTTCGCCAACGGCGCCAACAAGCTGCCGCTCTCGACGCTGGGCATGACGCAGTATGTTTGCCCGACGCTGACCTTTTTACTGGGGACAGTAATCTACAGCGAGCCGTTTACCGATGCCCATATTGTCTCTTTTGCCTTGATTTGGCTGGCGTTGGCCGTATTTTCTTTGTCCGGCCGGCTGCCGGGAAAAGAACGTGCCCCCGGGCATAACCGCCCTTCATCCGGCACGGGCGCCTGACGGGGAAATGTGCCCTTTCATGTTTTTCCGCCGCGCTTGTGGCGGGCAAACGCAAAAGGTAAATTGCCGTTTGCCTAAGCGAATTTTTTTTGGTATTATATAGATATGGGAATCTCTTGTGGTTGCTTGCGGCGCTACGCTGGATCTTTTTCCGCCCGTAGGCCGATGCCATGCCATACGGAAAAATCCTCTGCCGCAATGTCCGCAGGCAGCTATTGAATGTTCCCTGAAGCCGCCCGAAAAAGGCGCGGCGACAATTAAACAGCGTGGCATGAAGGCCAAGGGAGAGATCGCGGCCGCAGGCTAAAGCCGGCGGCTGCGGCGCCGAAGGAGCAAGCCCTTTGTTCAGTCTCTCAGGCAAAAAGGACCTTGGCCCGACCAATCTCTTGAGAGCGCACAGCCGTGCCGCCGAAGGGGTAATCTCTCAGGCAAAAAGACAGAGGCAAAGGAGAGTGGTTTTCTTTGTCGCGTCTTTTTGTTTTTTTGCGGCGGGGACATGTTTTGCGCCCGCCGGGCGGCAAGCCATGGCGCAAGTCTTTTGCGTGTTTCAGCCGATGGAAAGCATAAAACTTTAAAGGAGTGATCATTTTGACAGCGAAGCAAACGCCGCTTTACCAGATACATCTCGACGCGGGCGCGAAGATGGTGGAGTTCGGCGGCTGGCTGATGCCGGTGCAATATAGCGGCATCATCGAGGAACATCACGCGGTACGGCAAAAGGCGGGGCTGTTTGACGTTTCGCATATGGGTGAGTTTTTGGTCAGGGGCAAGGACGCAGAGGCCTTTATTCAAAAACTGGCCGTCAACGATATTTCCGTCATGCAGCCGGGACAGGCGCAGTATTCGCCGATGTGCTATGAAAACGGCGGGACGGTGGACGATCTTTTGATTTACAAACACGCCGGCAATGATTATATGCTGGTGGTAAACGCCGGCAACATCGACAAGGACTGGCAATGGGCCAACCGGCATAAAGTGGGCTTCGACGTGGAAATTTCCGATATTTCCGGGCAGACCGCCCTCGTTGCCCTGCAAGGACCGCTATCGCAAGAGATAATCGCCGGCGTCCTGGACGCCGACCTCGGGCGGCTCGGTTATTACCGCTTCCTGCCTTCCGTCCGGGTCGCCGGGATCAAAACGCTTCTGTCGCGCACCGGCTATACGGGCGAGGACGGGTTTGAGCTTTATTGCGACGCCGCCGACGCTGCGGCGCTTTGGCGCGCTTTGCTGCGGGCGGGCGCCGCCCACGGTTTGTTGCCGGCCGGGCTGGGCGCGCGGGACACTTTGCGCTTTGAGGCTTGCCTGCCGCTTTACGGGCATGAGCTTTCAGCCGAAATAACTCCCGTCGAGGCCGGTTTGGGCATGTTCGTCAAGCCGGACAAGGGTATTTTCAACGGGCAGGCGGTACTGGCCGCGCAGAAAAAAGACGGCGCGGCGCGCGCCTTGATTGGGCTGGAGATGACCGGGCGCGGGATCGCCCGCGCCGATTATCCCGTATGGGCGGACGGAAAGCCGATCGGGCGGATAACCACCGGTTCGGTCGCGCCGACGCTCGGCAAAAATCTTGGGCTGGCGCTTGTCGACAAAAATTACGCCCGGATCGGGCAAGAGTTGTTTGTAGAAATACGCGGCAAGCAGGTAGCGGCAAAAGTGATTAAAAAACCATTTTATAAAAGAGAGGGGAAATAAACCTGATGAACACGCCGAAGGATTTAAAATATTCCCGCGACCATGAGTGGGTGAAGGTGGAGGGCGCAATCGCGACGGTGGGGATCACCGATTTCGCGCAATCGCAGCTGGGCGACGTGGTATTCGTCGATTTGCCGGAAGAAGGCGCGGAAGTTGTCGCCGGCCAGGAATTTTGCGCCATTGAGTCGGTAAAGGCGGTTTCCGACGTTTACGCGCCGGTCAGCGGCATCATCCGCGAGGTCAACGCCAATCTGGCGGACGCGCCGGAGACAGTCAACCAGGACGCTTACGGCGAAGGCTGGATCGTAAAGATCGAGCTGAAAAACGAGAGCGAGGCCGAACAGCTTTTGGACGCCGGCGAATACGAGGCTTTGTGCGCGAAGGAGGGGCATTGATGACTTGGAGTTATCTGCCCCATACCGACACCGACCGCCGGGAGATGCTTGCGGCCATCGGCGCCGGCAACGTGGACGATCTTTTCCGGGACGTGCCGGAACAATTACGGTTGAACCGCCGGCTGAACCTGCCCGAGCGGCTGGACGAAGCGGCCCTTGCGCGGCACATGCGGCAATTGGCGGGCAAAAACGCCGCTTTCCATGAATATAGCTATTTCCTGGGCGCCGGCGTTTACGACCATTATGTGCCGGCGGTGGTAGACGCCGTCATCAGCCGTTCGGAGTTTTACACGGCGTACACGCAGTATCAGCCGGAAGTGGCCCAGGGCTATTTGCAAGCCTTGTGGGAATATCAAAGCATGATCGCATCCCTGGCCGGCATGGCGGCCGCCAACGCGTCGCTTTACGACGGGGGCACGGCTTTGGCCGAAGCCGCCATGATGGCCTGTTCGGTCGGAAAACGCGGCGAACTGGTAGTTTCCAAAGCCCTGCACCCGCATTACCGCGCCCTTTTGTCTACTTACGCCATAGACTTGTCCATCGCCGTAAAGGAGACGGGCTACCTTGACGGCGCATCTTCTGCAGAGGAACTGACCGGCGCGGTTACCGGCGCAACCGCCGCCGTGATCGTTCAGACGCCTAATTTTTTCGGCGTGCCGGAAGACTTAAAAACGATCGCCGAACTGGCGCACAAACAGGGCGCCTTGCTTATCGTCGCGGCCGATCCGGTCGCGCTGGCGCTTCTTGAGCCGCCGGGCGCCCTGGGCGCGGACATTGTGGTAGGCGAAGGGCAGCCGCTCGGTATCTGCGCCAGTTTCGGCGGGCCCGGGCTTGGATTTTTCGCGACGACGGAAAAGTTGATGCGCAAAATGCCCGGGCGCATTGTCGGCCAGACGCTGGATTCGAAAAAG comes from the Acidaminococcales bacterium genome and includes:
- a CDS encoding PilZ domain-containing protein, whose amino-acid sequence is MKRVLGMIVIDTPEKLLKEPCAEQDANERPATDTAGNSQANIEKKPAIIISTPAEQASANADKVAEKPAHVLLTPKDWFKPGQKIKARVESGNKDRIYETQVRGALPDRLCVDIPVYNNAFVVPGMGSSINASFIFNSNVYFFETVVLGITKLEGYPVWVLDMPSDFKRVQRRNSLRMDVLLPIGVRVETKNGIFLPTVRTNCLDISCGGVRYVLDFPLEPGKLVKIEANDFPGIGKFQAFCKAVRSVKSEYSEDNYWIGSQFVDLPHNTENKIARYIHQIQRRIVINSSSE
- the gcvH gene encoding glycine cleavage system protein GcvH, translating into MNTPKDLKYSRDHEWVKVEGAIATVGITDFAQSQLGDVVFVDLPEEGAEVVAGQEFCAIESVKAVSDVYAPVSGIIREVNANLADAPETVNQDAYGEGWIVKIELKNESEAEQLLDAGEYEALCAKEGH
- the gcvPA gene encoding aminomethyl-transferring glycine dehydrogenase subunit GcvPA, with the translated sequence MTWSYLPHTDTDRREMLAAIGAGNVDDLFRDVPEQLRLNRRLNLPERLDEAALARHMRQLAGKNAAFHEYSYFLGAGVYDHYVPAVVDAVISRSEFYTAYTQYQPEVAQGYLQALWEYQSMIASLAGMAAANASLYDGGTALAEAAMMACSVGKRGELVVSKALHPHYRALLSTYAIDLSIAVKETGYLDGASSAEELTGAVTGATAAVIVQTPNFFGVPEDLKTIAELAHKQGALLIVAADPVALALLEPPGALGADIVVGEGQPLGICASFGGPGLGFFATTEKLMRKMPGRIVGQTLDSKKRRGFVLTLQAREQHIRREKATSNICSNQALCALSAAVYLSAVGRAGLRDVAELSLQKAHYALERITGANGGERVFNAPFFKEFAVRLRKDVSYVNRQLLKDKIIGGLDLGRYYPELEKCMLICVTENRAKAEIDLLAERLGGLG
- the rarD gene encoding EamA family transporter RarD, which translates into the protein MRAEQRSGLLSAILAFTIWGLFPVYWKLLGAVPADEILAHRILWSFVFMRLLVAALGMSAGFRADLRELRGQREKFLLVAAAAVLISANWFIFIWAVNKGRVLETSLGYYINPLVNVLLGVIFLRERMNLWQKFAIFLAALGVGNLAARFGAALWISLGLAFSMGLYGLCKKKAGMNAFISITIETLLLAPLAALYLGSLYCRGEGFWPDLSLTSLLLLSGGAVTAAPLILFANGANKLPLSTLGMTQYVCPTLTFLLGTVIYSEPFTDAHIVSFALIWLALAVFSLSGRLPGKERAPGHNRPSSGTGA
- the gcvT gene encoding glycine cleavage system aminomethyltransferase GcvT is translated as MTAKQTPLYQIHLDAGAKMVEFGGWLMPVQYSGIIEEHHAVRQKAGLFDVSHMGEFLVRGKDAEAFIQKLAVNDISVMQPGQAQYSPMCYENGGTVDDLLIYKHAGNDYMLVVNAGNIDKDWQWANRHKVGFDVEISDISGQTALVALQGPLSQEIIAGVLDADLGRLGYYRFLPSVRVAGIKTLLSRTGYTGEDGFELYCDAADAAALWRALLRAGAAHGLLPAGLGARDTLRFEACLPLYGHELSAEITPVEAGLGMFVKPDKGIFNGQAVLAAQKKDGAARALIGLEMTGRGIARADYPVWADGKPIGRITTGSVAPTLGKNLGLALVDKNYARIGQELFVEIRGKQVAAKVIKKPFYKREGK